The proteins below come from a single Procambarus clarkii isolate CNS0578487 chromosome 44, FALCON_Pclarkii_2.0, whole genome shotgun sequence genomic window:
- the LOC123745352 gene encoding transmembrane protein 17 isoform X2 produces the protein MHSTPFQLVTVESLQSCAWANNRNEVVSSLPLQMVIYFSALFFPCWCATSVVMMTLKFQYVTNLYQFILVAIYIALPLIEVIRLYIGYIGNLEEKVPELAGSWLLSLLLQLPLLLFLILVPGTWSLPMDYAVNSIFLIFVIFHLIFGYQAINITAAHQTRLYHMYLVMRQAQDEE, from the exons ATGCACTCGACACCCTTCCAACTGGTGACAGTGGAAAGTTTACAATCATGTGCGTGGGCTaacaaca GAAATGAGGTGGTATCAAGTCTTCCATTGCAAATGGTTATATACTTCTCTGCACTTTTTTTTCCCTGTTGGTGTGCAACCTCAGTTGTCATGATGACTTTAAAG TTTCAGTATGTGACCAATCTCTACCAGTTTATTCTGGTTGCTATTTACATCGCTTTGCCCCTGATTGAAGTTATTCGTCTCTACATAGGATACATTGGAAATCTGGAAGAAAAg GTCCCCGAGTTAGCTGGAAGTTGGTTATTAAGTCTTCTGTTGCAGCTGCCACTGCTTCTTTTCTTAATCTTAGTTCCAGGCACTTGGTCATTGCCAATGGATTATGCTGTCAATTCCATTTTTCTTATTTTTGTAATTTTTCATCTCATTTTTGGATACCAAGCAATAAATATAACAGCAGCACATCAGACACGATTATATCACATGTACTTGGTAATGAGACAAGCTCAAGATGAAGAATGA